In the Engystomops pustulosus chromosome 2, aEngPut4.maternal, whole genome shotgun sequence genome, one interval contains:
- the OLIG1 gene encoding oligodendrocyte transcription factor 1 — MQICRFIENREKMLRHGHGDTPGGKVTQEHSSACRHPPSLLSMNEGKDKILSTVTMHRCGRQNRDVKEEQQQLRKKINSRERKRMQDLNLAMDALREVIMPYSATHCQSSPGRKLSKIATLLLARNYILLLGSSLQELRRIIGDMSGPGPRLLLAGLPLFATPGSVFFSPSSGGSGGDLQRATKLHSLSLEEQQCSAFSVPGGSSLCSCTLCRFSHFIPTSLNIKSLQLSK, encoded by the coding sequence ATGCAGATCTGCAGGTTCATAGAGAACAGAGAGAAGATGCTGAGACATGGTCACGGGGACACGCCAGGTGGCAAGGTTACCCAAGAACATTCTTCTGCTTGTAGACACCCTCCTTCTCTATTATCCATGAATGAGGGCAAAGACAAGATCTTGTCCACTGTGACCATGCACAGATGTGGGAGACAGAACCGAGACGTGAAAGAAGAGCAGCAGCAGCTGAGGAAGAAGATAaacagcagggagaggaagaGGATGCAAGACCTCAACCTTGCCATGGACGCCTTGAGAGAGGTCATCATGCCCTACTCCGCAACTCATTGCCAGAGCTCTCCAGGACGTAAGTTGTCCAAGATTGCCACCCTACTGCTGGCCAGGAACTACATCCTACTACTGGGGAGCTCTCTCCAAGAACTGCGCAGGATCATAGGGGACATGAGTGGCCCTGGGCCCAGGTTACTACTGGCTGGCTTGCCCTTATTTGCTACTCCAGGATCCGTCTTCTTCTCACCAAGTTCTGGTGGGAGCGGTGGAGACCTTCAACGTGCCACCAAGTTACACTCCCTGTCACTGGAGGAACAGCAATGCTCAGCATTCAGCGTGCCAGGGGGGAGTAGTCTCTGCTCCTGCACCCTCTGTAGGTTCAGCCACTTCATTCCAACCAGCCTCAACATAAAATCCCTACAACTGTCCAAATAA